GGACAAAAATAAGATCCCAAAAAGGGATGCAATTCCATATTTTATTATAAGGATGCTGGCAAACTTAGCTGGTAAAATAATTGGATATCAATGTTGATGATCTACATTTAGATCtcaccctttttggatttttcaatAGGCTTTATCACAttcattttttaatataaaaaataatattctgTGTTATTTTATTTCTCCACACTACATccatgcattaaaaaaaaaaaatcatgaccaATGTAAATTATGCATTCATATGCATGACAAGTTGTATTGATGTACAATTTCCTTACTTTTGTCATTTGAAACAGAGATGAAACTGAGTTGCCAAACGTGGATATATTCGTGTGCACAGCAGACCCTATTGCAGAGCCACCCACACTGGTCATCTCCACTGTTCTATCAGCCATGGCTTACAATTACCCTCCAGAGAAGCTAAATGTCTACCTCTCTGATGATGCTGGGTCTGTTCTAACTTTCTATGCCCTTTGGGAAGCATCTCACTTTGCAAAGCACTGGATTCCATTTTGCAAGAAGTATAATGTGGAGCCACGATCGCCAGCTGCCTATTTTTCCAACTTATGCAACCCCCATGATGCTGAATGGCGTTTTATAAAGGTAATATATGACCAAGCGGCATGGGTCATTTTTTCTGGCCCATGATCaaccttaatttctaattagatgctTGTAGTAAATTAATATGAAATAAGGCTACAACTTATTTCAATTTAGTTTGTTATCATATTTTTCCATTTTGCAGAATCTATATGAAGAGATGGCGGATCGCATCGATTCAGTGGTAATGTTAGGCAAGATTCCGGAAGAACTGAGTGCAAACAAAGGATTTATGGAATGGAGTTCGGGGATGACTTCACGCAATCATCCACCCATTGTGCAGGTACTGCTACACTTGGCAATTGGGAGAAAACCATCACTATTGTAGAATTTTCAATTATTCGAGAATGGGGTAATTGGGAGATGACTTCAAGGTCTAAAGTTTTCTTGCGAAAATTAAACTAATTGTTCAAACTCTTTGCTAGATTGTAGGAAGAGCCTTTTGCTTCACTTCTGTTGTAATGAATCTAATGTATTTCTAGAGTAGGAATTGTAATTAGTGAAATCATAAAAGGTGTTTTGGATCTGCGTAGCATGAGCTATGGATGAACTAAACAAGGCTATAGTTTAGAGGTGGTGCccatgcttcaaatgttggacGATGAGAGCTATCTCACTAGCTTATTATATTGCTTTTCTTTGTTGCTTTTTTCAGATCTTAATTGATGGGAGAGACCAAGGTTCAATAGGCAGCGATGGAAATGCATTACCAACTTTGGTGTACATGGCTCGGGAGAAGAGGCCTCAGCATCATCATAACTTCAAAGCAGGGGCTATGAACGCATTGGTAATATAATTATGTGAGATTTTTCCCGCAATTTTTGGGAGATAGGCttgcttgctttttttttttctccctaatATGCATGAGCTTTCAGACCTGTTGTGGTTAGTTGAACCATGTTATCTTTCATGCCTGGAATTTTATGGTTTTCCTGTCACGGCAGCGTGTAAGCATTTGGTACTGTTGCTATTGTTActattttgaaattatatttatgaAAGGATGTTTTAAACAACGCAACCTTGTTatgatttcataattaaattgatGAAAAATGTCTTTAAACAATGCAACCTGATGTGCAGATAAGGGCGTCATCAGAGATAAGCAACAGCCCGGTCATCCTCAACTTGGACTGCGACATGTACTCCAACAACTCAGAGTCCATCAGAGATGCATTGTGTTTCTTTCTGGATGAAGAGAAGGGTCATGACATTGGCTTTGTacaatatccccagctctttcaTAATATCACCAAGAATGATCTCTATGACAATTCCCTTAATGTGATCACTAAGGTTAGCACTAGAAAAGGCTCACCACAATCGAGGTTTCAGCTATATGTTTCTCTAGTCGTTTACTGAGTTTCACAAACACATCCTTGGAGTCAACATAGATCGTTGCTATATGCATTTTGGAGTATAGTACCAAATAAGTAATTAGCATGGATTTTGTTATCGAATCACACATGGAGCTAATAATAAAACTATTTTGAATGTCTCTTAAGGTGGACCACCCTGGCTTGGATGGTTGGGGAGGAAGTATCTATATTGGCACGGGATGCTTCCACAGGAGAGAGATACTTTGTGGGAGGAAGTATAGCAAGGACTACAGGGAAGATTGGAAGAGAGGCGTTGAGGGGAAAACGACTAGAAGTGCTTGCGTACTGGAAGAGAGAGCAAAGTCTCTTATTACCTGCACCTATGAGCACAACACCCAATGGGGACAagaggtctctctctctctctctataaatatttgTCTACCATCTATTTATCTGTGTCTATCTGCCTAAATATTATCTATCTGTCATTGAATGCAGATTGGGCTGAAGTATGACTGTGCTGTGGAGGATGTCATCACAGGCCTATTAATTCAATGTAGAGGGTGGAAGTCCGTCTTTACCAATCCTCCAAGAAAAGCCTTTCTAGGTGTTGCTCCCACAACACTAGCAGAATCGTTGGTGCAGTACAAAAGATGGAGTGAGGGGAATTTCCAAATCTTTCTTTCCAAGTACTGTCCCTTCATACTTGGTCGTGGCAAAATCAAGCTAGGACTTCGGATGGGTTATTGTATTTATGGCCTGTGGGCTCCAAACTCGCTCCCTACAATCTATTACCTTGTGATCCCTTCCCTTTGCCTCCTCAAAGGCATCTCGTTATTCCCAAAGGTACAGACACGCCTCTCTTTTTCCCTTCTATCaagcatatatatatgcatgtttgAACAAATCCTGACACGAATATCCTGATCTCAAAATTAGATCACAAGCCCATGGCTCGTGCCCTTTGCCTATGTCGCCATTGGGAAACATGTGTATGGGCTCGTCGAATCACTGCAATCTGGTAACACATTGGCAGGATGGTGGAACTCTCAAAGGATGTGGATATTGAGGAGGACCACCTCATTCCTTTATGGTATCATTGCTACCATCTTAAAGTTGCTGGGGATTTCTAAGATGGGTTTCACAATCACGGCAAAGGTGTCTGATGGCGATGCCTCCAAAAGGTACGAGCAGGAGGTCATGGAATTCGGGTCATCATCCTCAATGTTTGTTATCATAGCAGCAATTGCAATGCTAAATTTTTTCTGCTTGGTGGGGGGACTCCGAAAGCTGGTGATAGATGGGGGAATTATGGGTCTTGAGCCATTATTCATTCAAATTCTTTTATGCGGGCTGGTCGTAGCcatccatttgcccatttatgaaGCTCTTTTCATGCGAAAGGATAAAGGCAGCCTACCCCCCTCCGTCGCATTTCTGTCCCTTGGTTTTGCGATGTTGGCATCTCTGCTAACTATAGCATAAATCATAAAAGTGCAATTGGGGGGTTGGTTGGTTAAACCACCCTTGTATGTATTCTGAGATTGAGAGATCAAACCTCAATAACGGACATATCAatgttaatatatttaattttacatTGACTATGCATTAAATAAATCTTTAAATAATTCTTTTTGGCTGACCATGGATTGATCATAGATTTTGCTTATACAAATAAAGAAACTCAAATTATCCCTTTTAGTCAGCTATTATAGATGAGGTCCTGGATCTTTAAATAGCTCCTTTTAGCGGATCATGGATTGATCGTAGATTTTGtatttgattttttgatatttgtgattgaatttgaataaattagaatCCTCGTTAGAATGCCAGAGCTTGAATAGGGAGAATTACAGGAGTATGTAAGGATCTGTGTAGATATGTGTTTAGTTTCACATCAACTATATACTAGGTAAATTTTAGGCGCTTATATTAATCATTAATAAACTGAAGTAACACTTTTCAACcagtctttttggatgagatcctaaaTTATTACATTTTCCTAGTAGGAAAAACTAAACATCGTTTCAATTTCATTATAgacatgtaaaattttttttttatttactacTTTTATTTAAGTGTATTTTGTTATCAGGGTTTTCTTTTCATGCAATTTCTTTGACGTCGGCTATATAATGAACCTAGTATAGTTTGTTATTGTAGATTTTAGTTGGCAAGTTCCTAATCAAACTGGATGATCCAAGAAGAAAAATAGTTGTACTTTTGGTAAAGAAACATCTGTATGAGTttgattatttgaaaaaaaaaacaaacagtaTCATGTGTATGAAGGACGTTTTGTACCCATAAATACTCGTAATCAGTAATAAATCAAACAGCGGTTTTGTAGCATACCGTCGTCATGCTGGGCAATTCACTGAATGCCAGCACTTCGGATAATCTGAGCAGGCCTACTAGTTTCATTAAGAAACATGGAAGCAAGTATGTTGCATATAGTCCTGAAGCATCATTGCCCATGCAGTTGGGTAGTCTCAAGCTAGTCTTGCAATGGGTAAGAAAAATTAAGTAGTCCTGTTAGCGAAAAGCTTATTTGCTCACGAAAGTTGCAACGTATAAGTGATGTCCCACCTAGCTACTTCTGCTCTCCCCGAACCAGGTTGTGGACTTATACACCAGAGCACCAGGGTTCACCCTCTCCGAAATTTCTGTCTGCAGTATGTCTTTATATCTAATAAAATACAATTTTTGGTGGATTCACCCTCTCCTAAATTTCTCTAGATCTGCAGTTTTGTCATTATATACATGTGATAAAATAGCATTTTTACTCCCTTATGTCATGCATGCTATTTTTCAGCCTTTGATCTCATAAATTTGCTTCCAGATCAaccaaaaattttattgtattttcAATTTTCTCTACTTCTTTAAAACAAAGCTTCACAATTTAATACCTTTTGCTCTTTGCTTATATTTATTAAGGTTTCACGGGGATCTCTTTATAGGATAATGAAGAGCGCTTTAGCCTCTTCCATCACCTATTATATACGATACTACTTCATAAATTGATGAGGAgagttattaataaattttaacatAGTTTAAGATAACAAATGTTATATATAGTGTATTATAAGCTTCATTGGCTTTCATATAATAGCATTAATATACagatatattattaaattatgcTACTATGGACATGATATAATGTTttctgaaaatataaaatgaatctAAGATAAGCATAATAGGATACTAgcacaatttaaaaaaataatttttatgattttatacgGGAGATTAACTCAATTTCAAAGCTTTAACTTCATCCTAATCCTTTTTTCATTGCCCCCACGGGGCCGACATTAAGGCCGCCCTCATCAACTCCACCATCAGCCACCACCTCACCTTCTCCAACACCGCTGTGCCCTCCAACCACGCTCCTAGCATCCAGAAGGGCAATACCATCCTTCTCTTCCTGAATTGCAGCCTTTATACATCACCATCCTCGCTACTAGCACTGTGGTTAACAGCACCAACGTCCTCAACATCATTACCGACATAGCCATGCAGGATCATGATTTGAGAATCAAGCTCGCAATCGCCACCTTAGGGCTGGGGTAGCCCATAACACCGCCTCTGTTGGCATACCTACTCTTTCAACCACCATCTTGGTGGCGGCGTGCAAATCAGATGTCAGTGGAGAACCTGTTAGAGGGCGGCGGCAGATAGCTTAGGCTATGGAGTATAaagcatgttttttttttttttttttgtaaagagtGGAATATTCATATAATTCTTGTATGAATATActtaaaaagatcaaaaaatacaAAATGCGTTTGAGAGATGGTGGGGCCAACCGCAAGTCCGTCCATAGAGCATGTTTGAAGAACAAGATTTCAAAGAGCTTGTGCGCGTAAACTTTTTATGCAAAAGTAAGTCTGGATAGGAAAACATAAGCATCTGCACCTGAGCTGGCTACTTGAAAAAGCCATTCGCTTGAATGAAAAAACAAGttgtttatcaaaaataaaaaaataaaaaaaacaaagtAGCACTCGGCGCACGAGCGCACGTCACAAAATTTATATGCGGATGTAAATATAGGAAGGTGCTCATAAAAGTTCTATGCAGAAACAAATCCGCATAGAATTAAATGTACGACATCCATAAGGGAGAAGTTTCCAGGCTTTCAACTCGATGACTTTGAAATACAGAATTTTactatgatactttttttatactattttagtataaaaaatatttaaaatatgatatattattattttttatatattttattattttttaaaaataatattttattatttttctcttttcttcttccctcttTCGCCTATGCTTTGTCCATGCCCGCCCTCCCCGCAGGTGCCACCTATGGCTCCTCCGTCCTCTTCCCCCTCCCCACACTACCACCACTGGCCACCCCCCCTCTGCGCTACCACCATCGGCCCGCCCCCCTGGGTGATGGCCAGTGGCTCCTCCGTCCTCTTCCCCCCCATCCCCAAGCTACCACCCCACCCTCCCAACCATGCGATGGTCCACAGCTTCTCCACTCCACTGCCCTCCCCCTACCGCGCCATCCCCACCCCCCACACCCCGTCCTGTGATGGTCCGTGGCTTCTCTGCGCCACCGCTCTCCTCCTCCATCCTCATCCTCTCCTCCGGTGGCGATGGTCTGTGGCTTCTACATGCCACCACCTTCTCCCCACTGCaccgcacctcctccccccccACATGATGGCCTGCGGCTCCTCCGCACCGCTGCCCTCCTCCTCCATCCTCTCCCCCCCCAACCGGCGACGGTCTGTGGCTTCTCCGTGCCACAAACTATCATAGTCCCCCCCAACCAACTAAGGTGGTCCACAAGAAAGAATTTTGGGGGAAACAAATATTATGGCATAAAATAAtctcaatttttaaaatatttaccacACCAGTTATGCACATGGCACTCCATCCAACTAAAATCTGAATGATCCATGTTTAATATGATAgtcaaaaatagataaaaaataaaaaaataaaaatattctttagagCATCATAGCAAAATCCTTGAAATACATTTTTGCACCGATAGTGGTTTCACTGTAATTTTATATTCTATCTATTTCATTAACACGCTGCAAATGATTTGCAGTCACCAAGGGAGCCGTGATAACGAGTTACTCAAAGATGAGTAACGATTTTGTGAGGGGCTTTCGAGCAAGTTTTTATGATCTTTCACTCCATGATCGATGCATCCGCATCCCCATGTCTCCTCCCTCCATGCTGCCTTCTACTAGTCATGGTTAGGGTTTCCAAAAGCTCCAGCATTCTCAAGCACTCCCTGTCCATTGATGGAAGGCTTAGGTGAGGAGTCGTAAGATATTTATACATAATCCCACCTCCGCTATCTTccatcattttctttctttctcttttcaccAAATTTGGGGTTTTTGGTCTAATGCTAATCAGCCATCCCTTCACAGATTATTCTTTCATAACCTTTTCTCCTTTGGGGCCTGTTTTGATCATTGGGCCCAAAATCCTATTGAAATCATGGGTTAGGCCAAAATCTTCTGATTTGTTAGGAATTATCAGAAGA
The DNA window shown above is from Elaeis guineensis isolate ETL-2024a chromosome 8, EG11, whole genome shotgun sequence and carries:
- the LOC109504745 gene encoding cellulose synthase-like protein E6, which gives rise to MPSLWLEHSLYANLSHEHKRAREKREERREKMGESYEPLFETKKVKGRLAYKLFACSMLVGICLIWLYRATHVPGWGEQGRWAWMGIFAAELWFGFYWIITQSVRWSPVYRHTHTEKLSQRDETELPNVDIFVCTADPIAEPPTLVISTVLSAMAYNYPPEKLNVYLSDDAGSVLTFYALWEASHFAKHWIPFCKKYNVEPRSPAAYFSNLCNPHDAEWRFIKNLYEEMADRIDSVVMLGKIPEELSANKGFMEWSSGMTSRNHPPIVQILIDGRDQGSIGSDGNALPTLVYMAREKRPQHHHNFKAGAMNALIRASSEISNSPVILNLDCDMYSNNSESIRDALCFFLDEEKGHDIGFVQYPQLFHNITKNDLYDNSLNVITKVDHPGLDGWGGSIYIGTGCFHRREILCGRKYSKDYREDWKRGVEGKTTRSACVLEERAKSLITCTYEHNTQWGQEIGLKYDCAVEDVITGLLIQCRGWKSVFTNPPRKAFLGVAPTTLAESLVQYKRWSEGNFQIFLSKYCPFILGRGKIKLGLRMGYCIYGLWAPNSLPTIYYLVIPSLCLLKGISLFPKITSPWLVPFAYVAIGKHVYGLVESLQSGNTLAGWWNSQRMWILRRTTSFLYGIIATILKLLGISKMGFTITAKVSDGDASKRYEQEVMEFGSSSSMFVIIAAIAMLNFFCLVGGLRKLVIDGGIMGLEPLFIQILLCGLVVAIHLPIYEALFMRKDKGSLPPSVAFLSLGFAMLASLLTIA